TCCTGACTGGACACATATTATGCTATAGTATATCTTACGTGTTGGCGATGCGCAAGGAGCCTCGCACATCGACCTCTCGCAGCAAGGCAGCGGTTAGAGGCACCTGCGACATGGGCTCGCCGATACCCACCACCAGGACCGTGCCGCCCGTGCCAGTCACCTGGAGAGACAATGTGTCAATCAGTTTTGAACCTTATTCTAAAGATGTAAAGTTGATAATTGACTGGAGAAATACTCGTGAATCGCTTTTAAAACTTGAAGGGTACAGGGGCAAAACAAGGAATGTCCCTAAAATTCAAAGGTATATTTTTGATGGCAATATTTTCGATTTCCcgcgtatttttatttgaaattatacaaaaagcGTAAAAACAAGATAGACATATGTATTCCTCTTagtagtttataattttaagtgacacatgagaatgttttaaactttaaaatatttaaatattcattacataggtaactttttgtttttgtgacattTCTTGTTTTGCCCCTGTACCCTTCACTTGTGATGGCCTAAAACttgtgcaaaaataaatgacagtCGATTTTTTATTCATCAGTTTGTGGTAGATTGAATCTAAAATTGAAAGTCATTGGCTTGATTTTGAAATGACCTATTCTAACCAGAAATGAGACAAAAGCAATAACAACCCGAGCCTCTCTATGGGTTCCGGCAGTCAGTAGAGAATGGATGAGTTGTGTGTTtactaccatgagtttacataaaACGTACTGGCTAGCAAATTAGCGaccgcgtaaaaaatgacaaaatatacagcgcccctagcacTAAAATTTGTCATAGATCTTTTTAAGCGCTAGCAATAACGTTTAAAGTAAACTCATAGTAAAACTACTAATGATAAAGGGAACGTACCATCAAAGATACCCTCTGCGCAGAAGGAAACGCGCACGCGTCAATAGTGACATGCGGCTGCGCACCCAACGTTAACGTAATACGATCCACGACGTCTTGGTCCGGTTCTTCGGGCTTCACTAACAGGGCGTGGTCTACCCCCATCTCCTTTGCTGTGTCGAGGCGAGACTCGACAGTGTCTGTAAGgatttgaataataatatttttacagggtttgtatttatttataaattgcgTTCATATTATCACATGCACCTTAGGTGCATCTATTATGATGGACTACTACCACTCCTGTGTGCCAGATTCTGCAGCTTATCCACTAGTAAAAATTCAACTAACAAAGGCCAAGTTAGACCCTGGAGAATGTGAAATTGTCATAGGACCTGCAACGACAACGCGGCAACGTTAATCAAGGGAATGTTGAACGAGTTCGAAGTTGAggatcgacttccctccatcCAGCGAAAAGTGGATGACAGGCAATATCTGCGTTTGACACCATGGATGTAACAACAAACATCCCCTCACCCCTCAGCCAAGTTAcaaaacgtgacagttgtaatAGAAAAAGTGACGAAAACATTCGCTCCGTGCAGCGATTTTGAATGTAAAGTCCGGTCCGGATAAGGatggtagcttggggtcattggacaaaattctacgtgctcgcagaccagactatagtcaaGCGCAGCCtgtttcttctgattaatttagttGCAGGTTCAGTCTCAGTTAATTCCTCGGTTTGAAGACGTACCAGTGATAAGAATGTTGGTAGCGCCCATAGCGCGCGCTGTCATCGCGCACAGCACGCCGACGGGCCCGGCGCCCAGCACGACCACGCTGTGCCCGAGCGATACCCCGGCGCGCCGGCACGCGTGCACCGCTATAGCTAGCGGCTGCACCGCCGCGCCTTCGTCCATTGATAGGTTGGCGGGGATCCTGGAGGTGACAAACGAAAATTGGTTGAATATCAATACCATTGTTAACtgatataggccttataaataagctgaAAGTTGTGCAGCgtactatggagagggctatgttTGGTGCttatttacgagatcgaatcagaaatgaggagatccgtaaacgaactataGTTACATAgtggcacatagtacgcagaactgacggccgatggggcagcaaggttctggagtagaggccacGAACCGGAGAGCGTAGCGTAGGATGTctactcacaaggtggaccgttgacctcataaaggtagcaggaaggtgctggatgcaggtcgaTAGCAatcgttcattatggaaatagTTAaaatgcctatgttcagcagtggacgtcttatggctgaaatgatgatgtagaATTAAAAAGATTCGTAGTCTCACATGTGGCAAAAGTCAGCGATGGCTTGTAGTACCGGCTGAGGTTCTCATCTCACTAACACAGAACTACAAGTACAGAAATAAAGTCTTGAAGAGTCTCACTAGTGGCAGTAGTCAGCGACGTGCTTATGGTACCAGCAGAGGTTGCTCAACCCGTCAGACTAGTAGGTACGGTAGTAGGTAgctacaattttattacaaaatcaaAGTCTCACTTGTGGCAGAAGTCCGCGACATGCTTGTAGTACCGGCTGAGGTTCCCGGGAGCGGCGGGCGTAGAGCAGTAGCCCGGCCGCGCGCACACGTTGTAGCGGCCCAGCCGGCAGTGCTCGCACGCGCGGCACGGCTGCGTCGGCTCGATGGCCACGCGGTCGCCCACTTTGAGCGAGGATACTTTTTGGCCCACCTGGGTAAAGAAAATAACAGGGGCGTGAGGCGAGCACCAAATCTCAACTCAAGACGAACGATCGCACGCCCATCACGGCTGCGTCGCCGGCTTGATCACTGAGGTTGCCGGGAGCGGCGAGCGTGGAGCAGTAGCCGGGCCGCGCGCACACGTTGTTGTAGCGGCCCAGCCGGCAGTGCTCGCACGCGCGGCACGGCTACGTCGGCTCAATCGCTACGCGGTCACCCACTTTGAGGTTTGACACTTTTGACCCCACCTGGGGAACATAAACcttcttttaaactgcgatctctaACCCACCTGCCAGcctggagattatggcaaaaccttcCACTAAATGACTTACAGCTAACTTATAAGTATATGCCTTGCATTAGAGGTGTGTCATACACTACAGTAGAAAAGACTaatagttcagcagtggactggaAAGGGATGATGGTGGAGGTCGTGATGCAAACAATATCCACTCAAAACAAATCACAACTCATGATGAGCGATTACTGTCAAGAGAGTCGCACGCCCGGCACGGCTGCGTCGGCAATAGCCACGCGGTCGCCTACCTTCAGGTCCGACACTTTTGAGCCCACCTGGGGAAAGAAAATAACGGGGGTGTGAGGCGTGCAACATCCGCCTACATTCATAACAGCTCATGACGAATGACTACTCTGACGCTCCGAGTCACTCCGAGTGGTCTCAAGAGTCTCAAGAGTGTGGCACGCTCGGCACGGCTGCGTCGGCTCAATCGCTACGCGGTCACCCACTTTGAGGTTTGACACTCTTGAGCCCACCTGGGGAAAGTAAGCCAGGGAGAAATATGGTGGGATATCGTAAGGAAACATTCGCCCACAACAAATCACAGCTCATGACGAACGACTACTCTGTCAAGAGTACACTCTTACACACACTAACTACCTAACGATTGTTGTTCACATGTTACATCTCGCTCGAAATTCAaggtctttatttatttatcacttcacATCACAACACGGCCACGAAATAACACCAGATTTGTAAAATAAGTTAAACGCATCAAAACAGAACGACTGTCCTTTTCGTTTAACTACCCTCCACGAAATTTTGACAATATCTTTACACTCTAGTCAATTAACATACTTTTTATTATCTATCAAAACGCGGCTTCTCGACTTTTTTATTGACTGTAGTGTAAAATCCACATACCATGATCAAATTTTATATGAGCCCGGcaggatttaagttttattttgtctTGACTACCGTAGCCGGTGCCTTCGTGACCGTGACATCAGTTTAGCTAGTTatctaaaaaataagtaaagaaGAAGTTAAGCAAAGGCTTTCTTTACAAAGACAAAGATGATACCTTGACTACGTATCCCGCGCCCTCGTGGCCGATGACTATGGGGCTGGCCACCTGCACCGCGCCGCAGCGGCCCGAGGAGTACAGCTTGACATCGGAGCCGCAAATGCCAACGCTGGTCATCTTCACCAGCACTTCTGCAAACACATGGCATtgagccacgatagccgaacggtgaaggggccgcctcgagatccgaggaacgtggGTTCGAACCCCACCGCCGCTCGAGTATTGTTTGTGgagagcccactcgtaacacaagcattagggtggtccttatttttcgacttttgaattatccccggaGCACTTTCTCATTtgattatatacctctaaatatgaaattagcttttttgtttttttttttagttaagatttagaggtcgctaccagctgtcaaaatatttacaaaagctttgaaaCTCTTAgatcatggtttcataaatgtttatttaagtgtttatatcacattttacgtgcaaatgaacatcgcatagatagaatagacaatcgcttcttgtccccttctcccctcaacccctcttctaCCTATACCGACCATATtatggtaccgacgcgtcgagatactaacaagtaaactcttatatcttaaaaataattgattcaaatatgtacattgtacataatatcttagttcatagcaacaacaataattttgtaatatttttatttggctttggctttaaaaataaatgaatctaacaaatacagattttgtttttacttaaaattcaaaccttggtagcgacccctaaatgtcttttaaaaataaaaaataaaaataatgaaagactttcatatggtatatattcaaattacgtggtgccccgcaaaatataagaaaaaatttttttttcgtaggaataaggaccaccctaacaagcatatttagcttaccacgaggggctaacgggactattagtaatcttaaaagaaaaaagaaaaatattttgatttggaAAAAGGAATAAACATAAGTACAATGGACATATTTGGGACGTAAGTATTTCCTGTTCTAACTTTTTTCCGCAAAAAGTTTAAGACATAATAGtacctaaattaaataacttaattaaattaccATAATCGTTGATCTCCGGCATCGGCCATTTttcctgaaaataataaaagtgtattacttaatgtgttttttagatattttatgCCACATTATTCATGTAAATTGGTAtctaaggcgaacttaatacgaacttaatttcatttcattatattttattcaagAACATCTTTGTCTTTTTACTTGCGGTTGAGATGTTCAGTaagcttagtttttttttgttgtattaaATCTAATCTCTTGATTCTCCTTTAATTTCTGGTTAATTTAACTAACTTACCACCCTAAGGTCGTTGGGTCCATAGAGCACAGCAGCGTAATTTTCAGCCATATTCCACTCTGCACGGTCTATCTAATGCAAATGAATATTATTTCCATCTCCACACAATTGTActgataaattaaaacaaacaatgtAAAAACATTAACGTGGGTTAACGGGCTTGACATTACCTACGAAAATATTTACGAACTTGATAAGATAAGTCGTATTATTGAAGGAACTTACGCAAATAATTTCAGAAACATCTCAAATTTTCCAAACATCCGATGATAAGAGAGAGCTAAGTTAAAGATAGGTTGTAttcttggcgggaaagtgaagACTCGTGTTatcagttttgttttattttctaaaattcgtGTTTATTAATGTGTAATGGTGGTTGACCATTAaatgttcgtgaacgtgcataaGTGtaggcaaatgaaacaaaacagtgcAACATCAGTTTTCAAGTTCCCTCAAGAAGTCTGCGTCTAGCTTCAGTAAAGTGCCACATCCTTACTGAAACTCAAGGGGCAGGGGGATATCATCTCGTCTATCATTATCATTCGTTATTTCATCAATTGAATCCAATAGGCATGACTGACTgaattataaataggtacttaacaCTGGCTAAGCCGGCCTCGACGATGTATTGCCAACAAGAAAAAAAAGACGTTTTTTCTTGTTTTCAATACTCGTCATCGTCGTGTTTACATGATAGTTACGCAatatgttttgtttataaattgaAATGCTGCGTTGGACATCAAACTTATCCTCTCTCTCTCTGGGATTCAATATAAACTCATTGTTATATTGGTTCAGTCACTTAGATGGACATGACATCAAGCTATAAAagctgtggcatcttatgtagctGTAATAAACTATAcattagtttgatgtgctgtcgactagGA
The Ostrinia nubilalis chromosome 16, ilOstNubi1.1, whole genome shotgun sequence DNA segment above includes these coding regions:
- the LOC135079449 gene encoding sorbitol dehydrogenase-like, giving the protein MAENYAAVLYGPNDLRVEKWPMPEINDYEVLVKMTSVGICGSDVKLYSSGRCGAVQVASPIVIGHEGAGYVVKVGQKVSSLKVGDRVAIEPTQPCRACEHCRLGRYNVCARPGYCSTPAAPGNLSRYYKHVADFCHKIPANLSMDEGAAVQPLAIAVHACRRAGVSLGHSVVVLGAGPVGVLCAMTARAMGATNILITDTVESRLDTAKEMGVDHALLVKPEEPDQDVVDRITLTLGAQPHVTIDACAFPSAQRVSLMVTGTGGTVLVVGIGEPMSQVPLTAALLREVDVRGSLRIANTYPAALAAVSSGAIDLKRFISHHMPLERAKEALELAKSGQAMKIIIHPHD